The genomic stretch TCTCCATATCTTCTAATCATTTTCCAATTGTGAATTAGTATATATTCTCCTGAACTCAGAAATGGTGTTCTCTTCATTTTccaaaataatcaatttttcttgttttttgagCCCTGGAGATATGGTTCCTGTCAGGTTACATTTCTCCATATCCATGTTACAATTCCGCTTTTGCATGCACATATTCTTGTAAATAATCTGCCCTAGCTTGCTCATTGAATCTTCGGGTTTAAAAAGATAACCTTTTAGCGGTAGTTGTGTTGAGATGTTGCTATTGTCGTGTTTTGTTCTGATGAAATCAATCATCTGTTGCAGGTATGTGACGTCTCTCTCACTGACAATGTGATCGAAATAATTTTCCATGTTTTTGATGCAAATCGAGACGGAAGTTTAAGCTCTGACGAGTTCATAAGAGTATTGCAGAAGCGGGAGAAAGACATTGCTCAACCAACAGAAGCAGGGATCTTCAACTTTTTATCTTGTTGTTGGAACTGCAGAAGCAAATACTCCATATCTCGTCTGCTTTCATAATCAACTTCCACTTGATATTCTGACGTTCAGTGCTGTGCATACTGACTGGTTCAGACGACGTGATAAGGCGACAATGATTAGCATTTTGCTGAATGAATATTTTGTAAATCACGGGATTAACCATGCATGGCACCCGTACCGTTTCTAACATGATGCTGTGTGTCATGGCCAGGACTGGGAGTTTTAACTGAAGCATGGATGTGAGATGGTTTATGGGCTTATTATAGtccatgatttggagttttcttcGTCTTCGCCTTGAAGTTACATGCTGTATGAAGTTATATGCTGTATATAGTGGGAACTCAAATGATTTATTGAGCTAGATTCGTTTCTTTTAGATGCAGTAAATGTATTCGCCTTGAAGGATTGTTTAATTTGAGCTGGAACAATAATGGTAAACGAGTGCTATTACTTGTCTCCGTACTTGATGTGATGCCATGAAATGGTAGTAGTATGCAAAGTCTGCGTATGTAGTCAGACAAAAGAATTCTGCATGCGGGTCTTCCACGGCGGGGTGAATGCGACTGACTACTACTGGCCTATGTGTGAGATTCGCCCGCGGGTCTTCCGTCGAACCAGTCTAGGTCTAGGATGGATGGTATTAAATATTAATACCAGCAGCATACTAGTCAAAGCAAACAAAGCAGCACTGGAGTCTAGAGTAGAAAACAGCATCATCTTAGTGGAACTGGAAGGGCGCCGCCACCTCCTTGTGTCTGCCAGAGGTCCGGACAGGAATGTTCTTTTCTCTCTGGGGCATATCTTCTTTATTACACTAGTGTTCTCAGCAAAGCGGGGGCCCTCCAAGGTATCATGTGTACAAAATTTGACAAATGATTTTGAGACAACTTACAACTACCATACTATGCTACCTCTGGTTTTATGATTCAGCCATTGCCGCCCCCACCCACATTCATGTCTACCTCtggttttattttttgggtatgTAAATTCTCTTATGTCAATGGAACAAAATTTGAGTCATCTCGGATGGTGTCTAGGTAGCCTCTTTAGGTGTCGAGATCGCGTGTttaaatcacttttttattGCTTGTGTATTTTTTGGAGCGGGGTGCACAAGCGTAGGGAGATTAGTCCGACAAAGTTGGAAACTccctgtgttgacaaaaaaaaaaaaatggaacaaaaattGAGCCTGTGATGCACGTGTACTCTTCTAAAGATTTGTAGTCCTTTCTTGATCCCAAAACTCCTTGTTTGGAAagtaatttttcaaagaaaaattgttgCGTTTTTTCGTGagtacatttttcaatcacttttttacctTATATATATTAagtcgctacagtaatttttctacaaaaaaattcagaaaaatacaatccaaacgtAATTTAGCTGATAGGTACATTAATCAAATGACAGTGTGAGATTCTTTGTTTTACCATGAAACTCAAAAGTGCACATTGAacggagaaaaagaaaaatagattaATAATCTTTTTGTGCATCAAAATCTTCTTTTCTCGTGTAACTAATAGACTAATATACTACTGCCTGCTACCGGTAGTGGTTTCAGGTCCTTAATACGTAGTACTGTTGAAATAGAAACCACCAGGCACCAAGTGGCGCGCAATTCATTATTCATTATTGGTAGGAGGGAGTGGGGACTTTGGCGGTCCGCAGCAGGGCAGGCGGCGGGAAACCTGGCCCGTTGACGTCCCGCTCCCAAACAAAGCCAGGATTGAGTACGAATTCCAATTCATGAAAACCAACAAACCCTATACAGGCATATGCACAGTTCTCTGTTCCAATTATTcatgtattattattattgttcaGTAATAATTCTTAATAAGCACtcatcattcattcattctcagcTGAGCTAATTCACATCATAATAGTACGAACTGAGACTGCTTTCATTTTGCATTTAGAATAATCCCATATTCCATGCATAAACAGAGGCCAAAGTTACAAAACATTCTCTTGACCTTTTCATCATTTCCCCATAAACACCAATTCCACCTTTTTCTTTTGCAAAGCCTTAATCATATTACTACTCTATTTGCCTCCCAttagtcatctcatttcccttTGATATAATCACAgatttaaaaaagaagaaaaggcgGATTATTGcctctttcctttttccttttcttctcaatCTCCCCGTTGgcaattttgattaatttcttgaCTCACCAACAGGGGAGATAATCAGAGGATCTTTAGCAGGTAACTCGTTAGTCTTTTTCCCCCCTCCCCATTCCAATAAATTCCCCTTTCTTTGTGGGTTAATATTTCTTCAAAGTTTCTGTCTTTTTGGGTTCCTTTTGATTTGAAGTTGTAGAAAGACTCTCTGCCTTTAACTGATTTGTGGTTGCCAAAATAGTTACGACGTGGCTTTTGTTTCAAAGGGATTCTATAGCTTTTCATGTTTTGCTTCTGTGTCTTCCGTTTCCATTTTGTAGGCCTTGAGATTAATCAAAAAGCTCTCCTCTTTCTACTTCTTCTTCTGGCCTCCCATTTTGATGGGCTTTATGTGTAATTGACTGAATATTTGTCGTCCATTCTTGATTGACCTTTTCTTATTTAAATTTCTGAGCGTttattttgctttcttttggtTTGTATGAAGGTTGGAGATTCTTCCGGGAGTGTTCTTTATTCTACATCTGAAGTGGGATTGAATAAAAAGGTACCAAAAAGTCAGACGAGGTTTTTCAGCATTTTTTTTACTGGGCCGCTGTTGGATTAGGAGAATGGGAAAACCAACCGGGAAGAAGAAAGGTCCTGTGGGCTTAAATCGCAGTGATTCAAATGCTGCTAAGGTTGGCAAAGCTCCAGATCGTACCTCTAAAGCATTTGATGAAGACACAGCTGTCTTCATTAATATGTCCCAAGAATTGAAGGAAGAAGGAAACAAACTTTTTCAGAAACGTGACCATGAGGGAGCTATGTTGAAGTATGAAAAAGCTCTCAAACTGCTCCCCAGAAACCATATTGACGTTGCTTACTTGCGCAGCAACATGGCTGCCTGCTATATGCAAATGGGGCTTGGTGAGTACCCCAGAGCGATAAATGAATGCAATCTTGCACTTGAAGTTGCTCCTAAATATAGTAAAGCTTTGCTGAAGAGGGCTAGGTGTTATGAGGCTTTGAACAGGCTTGATTTGGCCTTAAGGGATGTTAACAATGTTTTGAGTATGGAACCTAATAATCTAACTGCTTTAGAAATTGCTGAGAAGGTGAAGAAGGCAGTTGAGGTAAAGGGGGTCGAGGATAAAGAAATTGTTCTGCCCCCTGAATATGTTGAGCCTCCCCTTCCATCCATATCGAGCAAGAGTACGAAAGAgaagttgaaaaagaagaaaagtaataGATTTGAGAAGAGGAAGGTTTCGGAAGTTGAGCAAAAGAGAGATGAGGAACCTGCAGATAAGAAGGCTGAGGATAAGGTTGTTGTGGAGGAGAAGCTTAGCGTTAAGGAAGAAAAAGTGGCCACCAAGACTGTGAAATTGATTCTCGGAGAGGATATAAGATGGGCCCAGTTACCAGTTAATTGCAATATTAGACTGGTGAGGGATGTTGTTTTGGATCGCTTTCCAAGTCTGCATGCTGTGCTTATCAAGTATAAGGACCAAGAGGGTGACTTGGTTACAATCACCACGACTGAGGAGCTGAGGTTGGCCGAGACATCAGGCGATCTTCAGGGCTTTTTGAGACTATATGTTTCAGAAGTTAGTCCTGAGAAAGAACCATTTTATGGGAGCAATGAAGTTGAAGATTTTAACAGCACCAGCAAATTGTCTACTGTTGCGGAGAATGGGAATTTGGAGAAAGGCTTGGAACTGGACAAAGGTCAAACCTGTGTTGAGGACTGGATTATCCAGTTTGCACGCATATTCAAGAATCATGTTGGGTTTGAGTGTGACTCATACTTGGATCTTCATGAGATAGGGATGAAGTTATACTCAGAAGCTATGGAGGATACGATCACAAGTCAAGATGCACAACAGCTTTTTGAAATTGCTGCACTGAAGTTCCAAGAGATGGCTGCTTTAGCCATGTTTAATTGGGGAAATGTTCACATGTCAAGGGCAAGGAAGCGAGTGTTTTTCAAAGAAGAGGGTGGTTCTAAGGAATCTGCAATGGCAGACATCAAATCCGCTTATGAATGGGCACAAAGGGAATATGTTAAGGCGGGAATGAGGTATGAAGAAGCTCTTAGAATCAAGCCAGACTTCTATGAAGGTCTTCTTGCTCTTGGCCAACAGCGATTTGAACATGCAAAACTCTCATGGTATTATGCTATTGGAAGCAAGGCCGATTTAGAGATGGGAGCCTCTCCACAAGTTTTGGAGCTGTACAACAAGGCTGAGGATAGCATGGAAAGAGGCGTGCAGATGTGGGAAGAGATGGAGGAGGAGCGACTAAATGGCCTCTCGAAATCAGATAAGCATAAAACTGAGCTGCAAAAATTGGGATTAGATGGGTTATTTAAAGACGCATCCCCTGAAGAAGCTGCAGAGCAGGCTGCAAATATGAGATCTCAGATACACCTTCTCTGGGGGACGTTGCTGTACGAACGCTCGGTTGTGGAATTTAAGCTGAGTTTACCGACTTGGGAAGAATGCTTGGAGGTTGCAATTGAAAAGTTTGAACTTGCTGGAGCATCTCCTACAGACATAGCAGTAATGGTGAAGAACCATTGTTCCAATGAGACTGCTCTGGAAGGTAAATTAATTATTCATTGCAATCTCTTCATGATAATGCTTGATGCATCTTTTCTTCCTTGAAATGCATTAAAATGTGATTGTACTAATTAGTTTGCTTTGCTGCAATTCTAGGCTTTGAAGTTGATGAGATAGTACAGGCATGGAATGAGATGTATGATGCTAATAGGTGGCAGTCTGGTGTCTCAACATTCCGGCTAGAACCTCTTTTCCGTCGTCGGGCTCCAAAACTTCATTCTATGCTACAGACTTTTTAAGGTTTCATGTTCGTGATTGGCGATTTTGCATAATACTATTATTTCTTCATTGTCCAATGGCTTGCATACTACGAAGGTAAAGTGATGCTCAGAAATTGGTTTTCTTTCTAGCTGCCTGCTGACTTTCCACAAAGAAAAACTAGCAAATTTGCTGTCTGTCTTTCATTGCTTCTAAGGACATTGGTTTAACAGGGGaaatttttcaagttttgtCTAACTATGAGCCTAGTTATTATGGTTTATATTAACTACAAAGCTTTTCTCAACCTTGCCTCCAACTGCCACCCATTAGTGCAGAAACAGATAAGGTGACAATTTCTAGACATTGATGTACAGTTTATTGCCTGACACTCAAATTTATAAATGCACATGACTCGTTCCTTATGGAGATGTTTTCACTATGTTCTTGGAGTTGTCCTTGGTTGATGTTAATTAATTAGTAGTTATCTCAGTGTTTCTTTCATGCTTAAAAGGAGTCAATAATATAACTAAGAGAACAGCACTTTGGTTAAGATAATTCCAGATTATGCGCAGAAAGATTGATGGAGGGCTGAGAATGACCAGAAACCACTTTTTGCTGTTTGCCTACTAGCTTTATTATGTCCCTTACCTGGGGAAGTATTGATCTTCCAAATTCTAGTTGTTGCATTAAGAACTCGTGGcctcatttgtttgttgtagtGTTGAATAAAATTGAGAATCAAACTACCTGAATGAAAATGGCAAGTTCTCCTTTTCTCGGTTTATCATATTGGCTTTCGAGCGTCAAACTATCAGATAAAACCTGACTGAAAATGGCAAGTTCTCCTTTTCTTGGTTTATCATGTTGGGCTTTCTCCAGTGTTCTGTTCTGCCCTGGCAAAACAGACTATCCAAAGCTAATGTTGAAGATTGAAAGAGTCATAGTTTCAGAAAATGGACAAGCAAAATCCGAAATTCTAAGCCTGACATGAGTGAAACTGTACGTCACACAGTAAAGCTGCATCCTAAAAGCAAGAataggaggaaaaaaaagatgaaattttAGCTTAGTAGATGGCATGAACATATTGAGGGGAAAGTGAAGTGTTGCTTTATGTTTGGCAAGACTGGCATTAGTGGAAAATTCGATACTCAAAAATGGGGAGAGTTGTGTCCtacaatcatccaaaattttcTATTACAGTTTTTAGTAAATAGTTCTAAGCAACTTAAGATTACAAGGGATAAAAGCATATTCAGCATTCTGAAAGATTAGTATGAAAGTATATGTATTTTCTTTCGACCTGGAAACTGAAACAGCATGAGCTAGTTGTGTGGTGATATGAAAGGGGCTAATCAAGTGTGTGAACACCCCACTAGTACTGTGACTGAAAGGGTTGACGCATGCTTCTTGCTCCTACAGGTGTATAAAAGAGTTAGTTTAGGTAAAGGACATGATTCACAAATATAGAACTTATGACACGAGGATTTGTTACTCTCTAGTGTACAACAGTTTACAGTCCAATCAGGATTTGATCTAAAATTGGGCTCAGTGCAAGGAAACTAGTGGTAACCACTGCATGTGGAAGAAGCCCTGCGTTGTTTTTGTTAAGAGGTTTTTATGTAACTATTTATTCTGGTCATCTTACCAATCCTATCAGCTTTGGTCTTAGGGAGACATCAGAGCCTTTTATGTCCAGTTGCATACGTCATAAAATTCTAATTGTATGCTCATTTATGGTGCAATGATGACATGCTTGTTGATCTTCTTGTTTAAAGATTCCTGTTTGAGATTTTGGCTTTTCTTGGTGTCACGGAGGCAGGCAAAGGAGTGTTGGACATGTGTCTGAGAGTAGTAGAGCTGGTGTCTAATGAGAGTGGAGAGCTATCTTCTGAGTGTCCTGGTCCTTTACCAATTGAAACTGATCTTAGGCATCTTCAGTTTTTCCTGTCCCAACTTTTCTGGACAATAGGGCTATGTAAGCTTAAGCCTTTTGCTTTTTCAATTGGATTTGTCAGTAATACTACTTCCAGAATCAAGATTCGGGCTTGTTCTTTTGCAGTGTAATCactaaaagataagaaaataaatgatcTTCGAATCAGTGCAAAAATGGTGTCACATGCTTGTTTGGTAAAAGCTTACAATCATGATTTGCTCAAGAGTATATCATTGTGTTTGTAGCATTGCCCTGGTTTTGGTAATCATGAATTTACATGTTTTTCCACATTCTTGCAGGTTGCTGGATTCTTGACGACTTGCTTTTTGATTTGCTTCTGGAAgccaacacaaaaaaaaaaaaaaagaaaaaaagttcaCCATTGAGTGATGATTTTGCAAACTAGGTAGCTTTCACGGGATacaaaaaaatttcttcaatctttcacaaaaatttttttcccccttGAGCGAAATTTGGGGAGTAGTCTCGGTTTCTTAAAAGGTCAGTTGTAGACAAATATGTCTCGAGTGTATACTTGCTTATATTCATCACATGTTGTAAAAGTCTTGCGGGGATAGCCTGCAGTAGTGTGatcttgtttgttttattttgataCATACCACAGCTCATTCTAGCTTTTTTGCTAAAAGAGACGAGAATGAATATTTATTATTGTGTTGCTTCTCCTCAGCGGAAATGGTTGGAATAcgaatattattattataattattgttttttttttatatatagtttttcctGTAGTCCCTCGGTGACAACAAATTTCTGGGCACTgatttttgtcatttatttggATCAGACAGCAAGGTACAAGGTACAGTAAAACAGACACTAGTTTATCTCAGCACTACTGATTTTTGTAACATTCTTCCCTGAGGTTCGGTGACAACAAAATTTTTGGGCACAGATTCCAATGAGAGAAAATTTATTACTACTATATGTTTTTTCATCTTATCCACTTTAGGGTCTGTATCTATTCTATTATATTAGTGTCCAAATTGTAGCCTCGtgatctatatatatatatatatatatatatatttgtcaCGTTAGTGTCTATATCTATTATATTAGTGTCTACATTATATATGTCACTTTAGTGTCTATATCTATTATATTAGTGTCTacattataaaatatatatatatatatatatatatattggcttCAGGTAGGATTGCAAGAAGTCTCTGTCCAAAATTCACTTCTTTGCCCCTCATGGGAAGCGTCACCTCCAAACTCACCcctaaaaaaaaaggatagaagAAATCAAAAggaggagttttttttttctaaattgaaaaataatacaCATTTTCTAAACTCAATAATATTATTGAGTTCACTCAGGGTaattaaattaatataaaaatgtATCTCAAGTTTCAACATATTTGACCATTTAGCTTCGGTATAGTCTTGTATGCATAAATAGTATATATGCGGAGTAGTGCATAAAGATGTaaaaatataaactaaaattcaaTTTGAGATTAGATGGTATGCAACTATGCATCCACTGTTACTAGCATATACACTGTATATACAAGATTAATCGCCTCTCTTTTAATCACTTGTGCATAATTGGTAAACAAAATATTGACAGAATTTGAGATGTGCATTACTTATGTAATGTAATGTTTCTATTTTCATACTATAATGTAATCGTAAAATTGTGAGTTTGCTTAGGTCCAAAGGGATCCAGACATGATATATATATTCTCTCTTGAGGGACCACGGGCAGGAACGGTTGCCGTTCCTAgcgattttgtgcattttgcacaCCTTGTAATTTTATTTGCACACGACATAATTTTGTTTGCACAACGTGTaactttaaaacaaatttttatgGCGCCACACACATTGTTAAAAAAGAGGTACAAGAAGTGATCTGGATCGTACATTTTTTTTGAATCAAATCTTGGCCGTGAACAGCTCAGAAACGGTCCTTCTGATGACCGCTCCTGCCCCTCATCCAGataaaagaagggaaaaatttttttttttttttatttaaaacgGAGGAATATTTTCGGAtagaaaacacaaaaatatgATTTATGCGGTCCCAGTCACGCTCCTAGATCCTATGGTGAGGAACGGGAAGTGCAGCAAGAAAGGATGCACCGGAGATTAGCTAACCAGAACCCTCTAgagaataataataaataaataatactcCAGTCTCCAGTCCAGCAGCAGTAAGAGAAAGAGAGGCGTGGGAGAATAATCCACTGACTAGTGACTCTGCCACGCAGCATTTTCTGTTCCCGACACGCTGCTCTTCAGCTATCTCTACCCATTCGcctttttgcttttttgttttCCCCTTTTCGTTTCTGTTATTAGAGCTGCGAACTGATTGGAACCAATTTGTTACTGATTtgggaataaataaaatagattAGAAGAGTAAGATTACTAGATTGAGTAGGAATGGAGAGAATCAGGAGAGCATCGCATGCTGGTTCTTGGTACACCGATAATCGTAAGTCTTACCTCCAGTTTCTGACGGCATCTGATATCCCATTCCGCTcaagtttcaatttttatttattactaTAGCTTCATAGTTATAAagatttgttttttatttttttttgttgttttattaGTAGGAATCATGTTTGGGCTCGTTAGTGCCTTTACTAATTTTGCTACCTCTTCAATGAATTCTTCTTGATATGCTGCTACCTGTTCGTGCTAATTTTTCCCCAAAACCTCTGGACTTGGGGTGGCAAATTTGCCTTGTTTGCAGTTCCTATAAACTGGGCTGCATTGAATTCTTTAGTTGTTGTGCTACTTCTCTGCTCTGTCTGATTACGACTTGTATATTTGCTTGTGGGAAATTGAGGAAACTGGTTTTACTGTGCTTAAACAGGTAAGCTCCTGATTGTGCCCTGCCCAACAATTTTGGGATAAAACAgtgtgtttttatttatttttatttttaaaggaTAGAAATTAGTGCCGAGTAT from Coffea eugenioides isolate CCC68of chromosome 8, Ceug_1.0, whole genome shotgun sequence encodes the following:
- the LOC113781361 gene encoding protein PHOX1-like, with the translated sequence MGKPTGKKKGPVGLNRSDSNAAKVGKAPDRTSKAFDEDTAVFINMSQELKEEGNKLFQKRDHEGAMLKYEKALKLLPRNHIDVAYLRSNMAACYMQMGLGEYPRAINECNLALEVAPKYSKALLKRARCYEALNRLDLALRDVNNVLSMEPNNLTALEIAEKVKKAVEVKGVEDKEIVLPPEYVEPPLPSISSKSTKEKLKKKKSNRFEKRKVSEVEQKRDEEPADKKAEDKVVVEEKLSVKEEKVATKTVKLILGEDIRWAQLPVNCNIRLVRDVVLDRFPSLHAVLIKYKDQEGDLVTITTTEELRLAETSGDLQGFLRLYVSEVSPEKEPFYGSNEVEDFNSTSKLSTVAENGNLEKGLELDKGQTCVEDWIIQFARIFKNHVGFECDSYLDLHEIGMKLYSEAMEDTITSQDAQQLFEIAALKFQEMAALAMFNWGNVHMSRARKRVFFKEEGGSKESAMADIKSAYEWAQREYVKAGMRYEEALRIKPDFYEGLLALGQQRFEHAKLSWYYAIGSKADLEMGASPQVLELYNKAEDSMERGVQMWEEMEEERLNGLSKSDKHKTELQKLGLDGLFKDASPEEAAEQAANMRSQIHLLWGTLLYERSVVEFKLSLPTWEECLEVAIEKFELAGASPTDIAVMVKNHCSNETALEGFEVDEIVQAWNEMYDANRWQSGVSTFRLEPLFRRRAPKLHSMLQTF